Part of the Intestinibacillus sp. Marseille-P6563 genome is shown below.
TTTGACTTTGGCGGCGGCACGCTGGATGTATCGGTCGTGGATGCGTTCTCCAATGTCATTGAAATCGTGGCCGTCGCTGGGGATAACCAGCTTGGCGGCGATGATTTTAACCAGGCGATCGCTGCATATTTCTGCAAGCAAAATGGTTTGACCCTGTCCAAATTGCCGCGCGAAACCCAGGCCAGTTTGATTCGGCAGGCCGAGCATTGTAAAATCGCGCTTTCTTCGACCGATCCGGTCATGATGGTCTCGGACATCGACGGACAGGAACGTTCGATCATGCTCACCAATCAGAAATTGGTGGAAATCAGCGCGCCCCTGCTGCGGCGGTTGGAAAAGCCGGTCGCCCGAGCGCTGCGGGACTGTCAAAACACGGTCGGTGAAATCGACGAAGTGGTTTTGGTTGGCGGCTCCTGCCATATGCCGCTCATCCGGCAATATTTGCATCATATTCTGGGCAAGCAGCCCCTGTGTGATTTTGATGCCGATACCACGGTCGCCATTGGCGCCGGGATTGCCGCGGGCATCAAGGAGCGCAGTCAAGATCTGCGCGATACCCTGCTGACCGACATTTGCCCCTTTACCCTGGGCGTCAATGTCATCAACCACGAGGATCCCTCGAATGACCTGTTCTCGCCTATTATCGAGCGCAATACCACGCTGCCGGCCAGCCGCATGCGCAGCTACTATACCGCGCGTGAAGGCCAGACCAGAATGTCCATTGAAGTCTATCAAGGCGAATCGATCTATTGCCGGGAGAACTTAAAACTCGGCGAATTGGAGATCGAAGTCCCCCGCGGTGCCCGCGGAAAGGAAGGGGCCGATGTCCGCTTCACCTATGACATCAATGGAATCTTGCAGGTGGAAGTCACCTGCCAATCGACCGGGCAAAAAAATCAGGCTTTGATTTTAAATCCCAACTTAAAGCTGAGTGACGCCGAACTTAAGCAGCGGCTGGCAGAACTCGAGCAATTCAAGCTGTTGCCCCGGGAAGAGGAAGAAAACAAGGTACTCCTGGCCCGTGCGTCCCGGCTGTATGAGGAATCCACCGGTTTGCTGCGCGAGCAGATCCATCAGCAAATCGATTATTTTAATCTCCTGCTGCACGAAGGCAGCGAAGCCAAGCTGCGCCGTTATCGCAAAGATCTCCATCATTTTTTCGATCAACTGGACAATGACCTGCACACGGATGAAGATATTCTGCGTGCCTTCCGGGAAGATTGGAGCGACGAGGAGGACGATGAGGTATGAATCCGTGGCAAGTGCTTGGCCTTTCCCCGACCGGTGATTTGGATGCTGTCAAGCAGGCGTATGCGGAAAAGGTGAAGCTCTTCCATCCGGAAGAACACCCGGAGGAGTTCCAAACCTTACACGAAGCCTACCGGAAGGCCTCTCGCTATGCCAGACAGCATGCAGCGGCGCCCTCTGCGCCCAACAAAGAACCCGCTCCTGCCCGTCCAGCCGTACAGACCCTCAAAAAGCCGGCTATCTATACGCCGGCATCGGATGAC
Proteins encoded:
- a CDS encoding Hsp70 family protein encodes the protein MPIIGIDLGTTNSLAAVWKDGQCQLIPNALGEVLTPSAVSIDEEGNVLVGRTAKDRLVSHPERTAASFKRFMGTDTKLALAGQVFSPIELSSLILRRLKEDAEAFLGQPVEEAVISVPAYFDDNGRSATKAAGELAGFRVERIINEPSAAALAYHKGKDEDMSFLVFDFGGGTLDVSVVDAFSNVIEIVAVAGDNQLGGDDFNQAIAAYFCKQNGLTLSKLPRETQASLIRQAEHCKIALSSTDPVMMVSDIDGQERSIMLTNQKLVEISAPLLRRLEKPVARALRDCQNTVGEIDEVVLVGGSCHMPLIRQYLHHILGKQPLCDFDADTTVAIGAGIAAGIKERSQDLRDTLLTDICPFTLGVNVINHEDPSNDLFSPIIERNTTLPASRMRSYYTAREGQTRMSIEVYQGESIYCRENLKLGELEIEVPRGARGKEGADVRFTYDINGILQVEVTCQSTGQKNQALILNPNLKLSDAELKQRLAELEQFKLLPREEEENKVLLARASRLYEESTGLLREQIHQQIDYFNLLLHEGSEAKLRRYRKDLHHFFDQLDNDLHTDEDILRAFREDWSDEEDDEV